From a single Solanum dulcamara chromosome 4, daSolDulc1.2, whole genome shotgun sequence genomic region:
- the LOC129886212 gene encoding uncharacterized protein LOC129886212 isoform X2 yields MAEDDDDSFGDFTFASFSNNSLNTQFTPPKSITSPEDDEWGDFVEYPSGSEPSTASLLTQSKPFDPFGFSPNTASASESPSKSEQAKKTTGWVKPSGALPLSLFGEEENAEEDEKEKPAKEDTNNKVRNGSNANLGYGFDSNLYNQKLKSENGSLSNSNNLVGPDNVNSNSKKSSLQLNGLSFDPNLDSPCVSRVQSLNYLASLMGEDQQIRAQNTGLVLDSNDSSSSANVSSSIFTMSNPDFDVSKSILNGLNRTLSADAATSLNDHGLQIKTESTGLVFESNALSSSANFTSSSFGVWNPDFHMSKSNQNGLSRTSSLDVTSNLKDQGQNVGIGSNLSGVSSSSATTSSSVWNADINRSKSNQTGLNRTLSLDGLTSLNDQYQQIKTENGGLVPNSNGSSSSGNASSSTFGGWNFDFGGFGSAVEMPNSSSDVGGLNSNINAVGSSAYLNDAHNNNDDDDDEDGWEFKDAYSISEVGDCNIKAASEAKKEHVTNAFSFDFHNGLNGSVDLFATSNGSVTSDSEAHHAGHMQAYSSGFGNSSMDLFAMSSQPIDLFATSSDGRHEQKESNGALDLHPVVGSSESDEDFGEFTTASSDSGLKLEEEWKMGDVAHSELQASESDDKDQVRDSKLENPKGALPLSIFGDEELEIDESSNTEDIIVPHNASHSKNDRSPDSNISINDLISNLYSEAEQTSPVHSVQVTNSISFSPQDSVAHSNLLNGEYDQDDGEWEFKDGSSQMRTYNDISFLTSEDPPQRSSSNLNLDNYLDLYSELRNKLCYLAKCQLDDLKEACKDFEQDNAMCKGDHLEGHLSHNACMSAFIEILQDSKFQVLESEYHLSRRLSLVDNDLETTVDLIRHATMMLKILRSGSLEEQSIYVSVWYKMISACAQELQHGSCIWKKILEMNARSHMLSHPRGRAFIRALGEIYRVTLVLEASVKLCKPWTWLNSAQCTSIHSMLDECHSMWSSLGLGEALLSMLDSASGDGSSVASLLDSIKLIHGLDGLSLQKRLYAQKEVCSLSLLTLEVLPGMELIDWNGEHYFLTLANLWANLISSDPPELPQLIIGW; encoded by the exons ATGGCGGAGGATGACGATGATAGCTTTGGCGATTTCACCTTTGCATCTTTCTCCAACAATTCCCTGAATACCCAATTCACCCCACCCAAATCAATCACCTCCCCTGAAGATGATGAATGGGGTGATTTCGTTGAATACCCTAGTGGATCTGAACCTTCCACTGCATCCCTCCTTACCCAATCGAAACCCTTCGACCCTTTTGGTTTCTCCCCTAATACTGCTTCCGCTTCTGAATCTCCCTCCAAATCTGAACAAGCCAAGAAGACAACTGGGTGGGTGAAACCTTCTGGAGCTCTTCCACTATCATTATTCGGTGAAGAAGAAAATGCTGAGGAAGATGAGAAAGAAAAGCCTGCTAAAGAGGATACGAATAATAAAGTAAGAAACGGATCTAACGCTAATTTGGGTTATGGGTTTGATTCAAACTTATACAATCAGAAGTTGAAATCTGAAAATGGGTCACTTTCAAATTCCAATAATTTGGTAGGCCCGGATAATGTTAATTCGAATTCCAAAAAGTCCTCATTACAGTTGAATGGATTGAGTTTCGATCCGAATTTGGACTCTCCCTGTGTTAGTAGAGTGCAGAGCTTGAACTACCTGGCGAGCTTGATGGGTGAGGATCAACAGATCAGGGCACAAAATACGGGTCTTGTTTTGGATTCGAATGATTCAAGTTCTTCCGCTAATGTATCAAGTTCAATTTTTACCATGTCGAATCCAGATTTTGATGTGTCCAAATCTATTCTGAATGGATTGAATAGAACTTTGAGTGCAGATGCTGCAACAAGCTTGAATGATCATGGTCTGCAGATCAAGACCGAAAGTACTGGGCTTGTTTTCGAGTCAAATGCATTGAGTTCTTCAGCAAATTTCACAAGTTCAAGTTTTGGTGTGTGGAATCCGGATTTCCATATGTCCAAATCCAATCAGAATGGATTGAGTAGAACTTCGAGTCTGGATGTTACATCAAACTTGAAGGATCAGGGTCAGAATGTGGGAATTGGTTCTAATTTAAGTGGTGTAAGTTCTTCTTCAGCTACCACTAGTTCAAGTGTGTGGAATGCGGATATTAATAGGTCCAAATCCAATCAGACTGGCTTGAACAGAACCTTGAGTCTGGATGGTCTAACAAGCTTGAATGATCAGTATCAGCAGATCAAGACTGAAAATGGCGGGCTTGTTCCCAATTCAAATGGTTCTAGTTCTTCTGGAAATGCATCAAGTTCAACTTTTGGGGGATGGAATTTTGATTTTGGTGGATTTGGATCTGCTGTTGAAATGCCAAATTCTAGTTCTGATGTCGGTGGGTTGAATTCAAACATCAATGCCGTTGGCTCAAGTGCATATTTGAATGATGCTCACAACAACAATGATGACGATGACGATGAGGATGGATGGGAGTTCAAGGATGCTTACTCAATTTCTGAAGTTGGAGATTGTAATATTAAG GCTGCATCAGAGGCAAAAAAAGAGCATGTAACTAATGCCTTCTCTTTCGATTTTCACAATGGATTGAATGGCTCAGTTGACTTGTTTGCAACATCAAACGGATCAGTAACATCTGATTCAGAGGCACATCATGCTGGTCACATGCAGGCATATTCCTCTGGATTCGGCAATAGTTCTATGGATTTATTCGCCATGTCAAGTCAACCAATTGATCTATTCGCGACAT CATCAGACGGTAGACATGAGCAAAAAGAGAGTAATGGTGCACTGGACCTTCATCCAGTTGTTGGGAGCTCTGAATCCGATGAGGATTTTGGGGAATTTACAACGGCATCTTCAGACTCTGGATTGAAATTAGAG GAAGAATGGAAGATGGGTGATGTTGCTCATTCTGAACTCCAAGCTTCCGAATCTGATGATAAAGACCAG GTGAGGGATTCAAAGTTAGAGAATCCTAAAGGGGCTCTTCCCCTATCTATATTTGGGGATGAAGAGCTGGAGATTGATGAGTCTTCTAATACTGAAGATATTATTGTCCCCCATAATGCTTCTCATTCGAAGAATGATAGAAGTCCAGATTCAAACATTTCCATTAATGATCTCATTTCAAATTTATATAGCGAAGCTGAACAGACCTCACCTGTTCACTCTGTTCAAGTGACAAATAGTATTAGTTTTAGTCCACAAGATTCAGTCGCACATTCAAATTTGTTGAATGGTGAGTATGACCAGGATGATGGTGAATGGGAGTTTAAGGACGGATCTTCTCAAATGAGAACATATaatgatatttcttttcttacttCTGAGGATCCCCCACAGAGAAGCTCTTCCAATCTCAATCTGGATAATTATTTGGATTTGTACTCTGAATTAAGGAATAAGTTGTGCTATCTTGCTAAATGCCAGCTCGATGACCTTAAG gaGGCTTGCAAGGATTTTGAACAGGATAATGCTATGTGCAAAGGTGACCATTTGGAAGGACATTTATCTCACAATGCTTGTATGAGTGCATTTATTGAGATTTTGCAggactcaaaatttcaagtacTTGAATCAGAGTACCACTTATCAAGGAGACTATCATTG GTGGACAATGATTTGGAAACAACAGTTGATCTTATAAGACATGCTACAATGATGCTAAAAATTTTGAGATCAGGATCTTTGGAGGAGCAATCAATTTATGTTTCAGTATGGTATAAAATGATCTCTGCTTGTGCACAAGAGTTGCAACATGGCTCCTGTATCTGGAAGAAGATATTGGAAATGAATGCTCGGAGTCATATGTTATCTCACCCCAGAG gAAGGGCATTCATCCGGGCCCTGGGTGAGATTTATAGGGTAACTCTAGTGCTTGAAGCATCTGTGAAACTATGCAAACCTTGGACTTGGTTGAATTCTGCTCAGTGTACAAGTATTCATTCTATGCTAGATGAATGTCACAGTATGTGGTCCTCTTTGGGTCTTGGAGAAGCTCTGTTGAGTATGTTAGACTCTGCTTCTGGAGATGGGAGTTCTGTTGCTTCATTGCTGGACTCTATCAAGTTAATTCATGGTCTTGATGGACTTTCCCTTCAAAAGCGTCTTTATGCTCAGAAAGAAGTGTGTAGTCTATCGCTCCTAACTTTGGAAGTATTGCCAG GGATGGAACTTATTGACTGGAATGGAGAGCATTACTTCCTCACACTTGCAAATCTGTGGGCAAATCTTATAAGCAGTGACCCTCCAGAGTTGCCACAATTAATAATTGGATGGTGA
- the LOC129886212 gene encoding uncharacterized protein LOC129886212 isoform X1: MAEDDDDSFGDFTFASFSNNSLNTQFTPPKSITSPEDDEWGDFVEYPSGSEPSTASLLTQSKPFDPFGFSPNTASASESPSKSEQAKKTTGWVKPSGALPLSLFGEEENAEEDEKEKPAKEDTNNKVRNGSNANLGYGFDSNLYNQKLKSENGSLSNSNNLVGPDNVNSNSKKSSLQLNGLSFDPNLDSPCVSRVQSLNYLASLMGEDQQIRAQNTGLVLDSNDSSSSANVSSSIFTMSNPDFDVSKSILNGLNRTLSADAATSLNDHGLQIKTESTGLVFESNALSSSANFTSSSFGVWNPDFHMSKSNQNGLSRTSSLDVTSNLKDQGQNVGIGSNLSGVSSSSATTSSSVWNADINRSKSNQTGLNRTLSLDGLTSLNDQYQQIKTENGGLVPNSNGSSSSGNASSSTFGGWNFDFGGFGSAVEMPNSSSDVGGLNSNINAVGSSAYLNDAHNNNDDDDDEDGWEFKDAYSISEVGDCNIKAASEAKKEHVTNAFSFDFHNGLNGSVDLFATSNGSVTSDSEAHHAGHMQAYSSGFGNSSMDLFAMSSQPIDLFATSSDGRHEQKESNGALDLHPVVGSSESDEDFGEFTTASSDSGLKLEEEWKMGDVAHSELQASESDDKDQVRDSKLENPKGALPLSIFGDEELEIDESSNTEDIIVPHNASHSKNDRSPDSNISINDLISNLYSEAEQTSPVHSVQVTNSISFSPQDSVAHSNLLNGEYDQDDGEWEFKDGSSQMRTYNDISFLTSEDPPQRSSSNLNLDNYLDLYSELRNKLCYLAKCQLDDLKRAQSIDGLPVEEAKISPLNKEIEEACKDFEQDNAMCKGDHLEGHLSHNACMSAFIEILQDSKFQVLESEYHLSRRLSLVDNDLETTVDLIRHATMMLKILRSGSLEEQSIYVSVWYKMISACAQELQHGSCIWKKILEMNARSHMLSHPRGRAFIRALGEIYRVTLVLEASVKLCKPWTWLNSAQCTSIHSMLDECHSMWSSLGLGEALLSMLDSASGDGSSVASLLDSIKLIHGLDGLSLQKRLYAQKEVCSLSLLTLEVLPGMELIDWNGEHYFLTLANLWANLISSDPPELPQLIIGW; encoded by the exons ATGGCGGAGGATGACGATGATAGCTTTGGCGATTTCACCTTTGCATCTTTCTCCAACAATTCCCTGAATACCCAATTCACCCCACCCAAATCAATCACCTCCCCTGAAGATGATGAATGGGGTGATTTCGTTGAATACCCTAGTGGATCTGAACCTTCCACTGCATCCCTCCTTACCCAATCGAAACCCTTCGACCCTTTTGGTTTCTCCCCTAATACTGCTTCCGCTTCTGAATCTCCCTCCAAATCTGAACAAGCCAAGAAGACAACTGGGTGGGTGAAACCTTCTGGAGCTCTTCCACTATCATTATTCGGTGAAGAAGAAAATGCTGAGGAAGATGAGAAAGAAAAGCCTGCTAAAGAGGATACGAATAATAAAGTAAGAAACGGATCTAACGCTAATTTGGGTTATGGGTTTGATTCAAACTTATACAATCAGAAGTTGAAATCTGAAAATGGGTCACTTTCAAATTCCAATAATTTGGTAGGCCCGGATAATGTTAATTCGAATTCCAAAAAGTCCTCATTACAGTTGAATGGATTGAGTTTCGATCCGAATTTGGACTCTCCCTGTGTTAGTAGAGTGCAGAGCTTGAACTACCTGGCGAGCTTGATGGGTGAGGATCAACAGATCAGGGCACAAAATACGGGTCTTGTTTTGGATTCGAATGATTCAAGTTCTTCCGCTAATGTATCAAGTTCAATTTTTACCATGTCGAATCCAGATTTTGATGTGTCCAAATCTATTCTGAATGGATTGAATAGAACTTTGAGTGCAGATGCTGCAACAAGCTTGAATGATCATGGTCTGCAGATCAAGACCGAAAGTACTGGGCTTGTTTTCGAGTCAAATGCATTGAGTTCTTCAGCAAATTTCACAAGTTCAAGTTTTGGTGTGTGGAATCCGGATTTCCATATGTCCAAATCCAATCAGAATGGATTGAGTAGAACTTCGAGTCTGGATGTTACATCAAACTTGAAGGATCAGGGTCAGAATGTGGGAATTGGTTCTAATTTAAGTGGTGTAAGTTCTTCTTCAGCTACCACTAGTTCAAGTGTGTGGAATGCGGATATTAATAGGTCCAAATCCAATCAGACTGGCTTGAACAGAACCTTGAGTCTGGATGGTCTAACAAGCTTGAATGATCAGTATCAGCAGATCAAGACTGAAAATGGCGGGCTTGTTCCCAATTCAAATGGTTCTAGTTCTTCTGGAAATGCATCAAGTTCAACTTTTGGGGGATGGAATTTTGATTTTGGTGGATTTGGATCTGCTGTTGAAATGCCAAATTCTAGTTCTGATGTCGGTGGGTTGAATTCAAACATCAATGCCGTTGGCTCAAGTGCATATTTGAATGATGCTCACAACAACAATGATGACGATGACGATGAGGATGGATGGGAGTTCAAGGATGCTTACTCAATTTCTGAAGTTGGAGATTGTAATATTAAG GCTGCATCAGAGGCAAAAAAAGAGCATGTAACTAATGCCTTCTCTTTCGATTTTCACAATGGATTGAATGGCTCAGTTGACTTGTTTGCAACATCAAACGGATCAGTAACATCTGATTCAGAGGCACATCATGCTGGTCACATGCAGGCATATTCCTCTGGATTCGGCAATAGTTCTATGGATTTATTCGCCATGTCAAGTCAACCAATTGATCTATTCGCGACAT CATCAGACGGTAGACATGAGCAAAAAGAGAGTAATGGTGCACTGGACCTTCATCCAGTTGTTGGGAGCTCTGAATCCGATGAGGATTTTGGGGAATTTACAACGGCATCTTCAGACTCTGGATTGAAATTAGAG GAAGAATGGAAGATGGGTGATGTTGCTCATTCTGAACTCCAAGCTTCCGAATCTGATGATAAAGACCAG GTGAGGGATTCAAAGTTAGAGAATCCTAAAGGGGCTCTTCCCCTATCTATATTTGGGGATGAAGAGCTGGAGATTGATGAGTCTTCTAATACTGAAGATATTATTGTCCCCCATAATGCTTCTCATTCGAAGAATGATAGAAGTCCAGATTCAAACATTTCCATTAATGATCTCATTTCAAATTTATATAGCGAAGCTGAACAGACCTCACCTGTTCACTCTGTTCAAGTGACAAATAGTATTAGTTTTAGTCCACAAGATTCAGTCGCACATTCAAATTTGTTGAATGGTGAGTATGACCAGGATGATGGTGAATGGGAGTTTAAGGACGGATCTTCTCAAATGAGAACATATaatgatatttcttttcttacttCTGAGGATCCCCCACAGAGAAGCTCTTCCAATCTCAATCTGGATAATTATTTGGATTTGTACTCTGAATTAAGGAATAAGTTGTGCTATCTTGCTAAATGCCAGCTCGATGACCTTAAG AGAGCTCAAAGCATTGATGGACTTCCAGTAGAAGAAGCAAAAATTTCGCCTCTTAATAAGGAAATTGAG gaGGCTTGCAAGGATTTTGAACAGGATAATGCTATGTGCAAAGGTGACCATTTGGAAGGACATTTATCTCACAATGCTTGTATGAGTGCATTTATTGAGATTTTGCAggactcaaaatttcaagtacTTGAATCAGAGTACCACTTATCAAGGAGACTATCATTG GTGGACAATGATTTGGAAACAACAGTTGATCTTATAAGACATGCTACAATGATGCTAAAAATTTTGAGATCAGGATCTTTGGAGGAGCAATCAATTTATGTTTCAGTATGGTATAAAATGATCTCTGCTTGTGCACAAGAGTTGCAACATGGCTCCTGTATCTGGAAGAAGATATTGGAAATGAATGCTCGGAGTCATATGTTATCTCACCCCAGAG gAAGGGCATTCATCCGGGCCCTGGGTGAGATTTATAGGGTAACTCTAGTGCTTGAAGCATCTGTGAAACTATGCAAACCTTGGACTTGGTTGAATTCTGCTCAGTGTACAAGTATTCATTCTATGCTAGATGAATGTCACAGTATGTGGTCCTCTTTGGGTCTTGGAGAAGCTCTGTTGAGTATGTTAGACTCTGCTTCTGGAGATGGGAGTTCTGTTGCTTCATTGCTGGACTCTATCAAGTTAATTCATGGTCTTGATGGACTTTCCCTTCAAAAGCGTCTTTATGCTCAGAAAGAAGTGTGTAGTCTATCGCTCCTAACTTTGGAAGTATTGCCAG GGATGGAACTTATTGACTGGAATGGAGAGCATTACTTCCTCACACTTGCAAATCTGTGGGCAAATCTTATAAGCAGTGACCCTCCAGAGTTGCCACAATTAATAATTGGATGGTGA